In the genome of Candidatus Methylomirabilota bacterium, the window TGGCCATGATCGGTCTCTATCTCTTCCTGACCCGGACCTACATCGGGACCGCCATCCGGGCGGTGTCGCAGGACCGCGAGGCCATGGCGCTGATGGGAGCCCGGCCCCAGCGGGTCTACATCGTCACCTCCGCTGTGGGCGGCGCCATGGCCGGGCTCGCCGCCGCGCTGCTCTCCATCCAGTACTCCGTCCATCCCTTCTTCGGCGCGGCCTTCGGCCCGCTCACCTTCATGATCTGCGTGCTGGGGGGCCTGGGGAACATGGTGGGCGCGTTCGTGGCGTCCTTCGTGATGAGCGAGATCATCTCCGTCGGCGGCGTGGTCATCTCCACCGAGATGGGATACGTGATCGCCTTCGTGGTCTTCATCGTCATGATGTTCGTCCGCCCGGGCGGGATCCTGGCCCGCCGCGAATGAAGGCCGCCCGGCTGGTCGGCGGGGTGCTGCTGGCCCTCTTGGCCGCCGCGCCCTTCCTGCCCATGCGCGGGATGCAGGACTACACCGTGCACGTCATGGTGCAGATCTTCATCTGGTCGTTCATCGGGCAGGCCTGGTCCCTGATGGGGCGGTTCGGCCTGGTCTCGCTGGGCCACGGGGCGTTCCTCGGCCTGGGCGCGTACACGACCACGCTCCTGTGGAACTTCTACGGGCTGACGCCCTGGATCGGCGGCCTGGTCGCGGTCGGCGTCACCATCGCCCTGGCCGTGGTGGTCGGCTACCCCTGCTCGCGGTTCCAGGTGGTCGGGCACTATTTCGCGCTGGTGACCCTGGCCGTGGGCGAGGTCGTCCGCCTCCTGATCATCGCCGAGCGAGACTGGACCGGCGGGTCGCTCGGCCTCACGGTCAAGCCGATCGGGGTGGACAGCCTGGTGGCCATCCAGTTCGCCGATCGGCGGGTCTTCTACTACGGCGCGCTCGGGCTGTGGCTGGCCGGCCTCTACGTCTGGGCCCGCCTGGACCGGAGCATGGCC includes:
- a CDS encoding branched-chain amino acid ABC transporter permease, with product MKAARLVGGVLLALLAAAPFLPMRGMQDYTVHVMVQIFIWSFIGQAWSLMGRFGLVSLGHGAFLGLGAYTTTLLWNFYGLTPWIGGLVAVGVTIALAVVVGYPCSRFQVVGHYFALVTLAVGEVVRLLIIAERDWTGGSLGLTVKPIGVDSLVAIQFADRRVFYYGALGLWLAGLYVWARLDRSMARRAMEAIGEDETAAASVGIHVTRFKLGITVLSAALTAVGGIAYAQYISYVNPDTLAGIGVSLRIVFAVVLGGMYSLLGPTVGTALTIALSEYLRVVFGLRFIGMAETIYGLLLMIFIIFLPAGIYGSARQFVGRRPGAARAPA